A section of the Myxococcaceae bacterium genome encodes:
- the rplD gene encoding 50S ribosomal protein L4 → MPQVDIVNLNNEKVGTMELSPDVFAAPIRKHLLSEVVHWQRACRRAGTQSALTKAEVNGTTKKPSPQKGRGMARQGSLKSPHQIGGGVAFAPKPRDYSYQMPKAKRRAALAVALSARLKENNLKILSEFPIPEAKTKKAAQILKGLSAERSLVVDLENDLLKRSMRNLDRSKYLEEAGVNVYDILRYPVLMMTQKAVLALQERMQ, encoded by the coding sequence ATGCCTCAAGTCGATATAGTCAATTTAAACAATGAAAAAGTGGGAACGATGGAGCTTAGCCCGGATGTTTTCGCTGCACCCATTCGTAAGCATTTGCTTTCTGAAGTCGTTCACTGGCAACGTGCTTGCCGAAGAGCGGGTACCCAGTCTGCTTTAACCAAAGCAGAAGTAAACGGGACGACCAAGAAGCCTTCTCCACAGAAGGGCCGTGGTATGGCGCGTCAGGGTTCGCTCAAAAGTCCTCATCAAATTGGTGGGGGAGTTGCGTTTGCTCCAAAGCCGCGTGATTATTCGTACCAGATGCCTAAAGCCAAACGTCGTGCGGCTCTTGCCGTAGCCCTGAGTGCACGTTTGAAAGAGAACAATTTAAAAATTTTGAGCGAGTTTCCGATACCGGAAGCAAAAACCAAAAAGGCAGCTCAGATTCTAAAAGGTCTTTCTGCAGAACGTTCTTTGGTGGTGGATTTGGAAAATGATCTCTTGAAACGCAGCATGCGGAATCTAGATCGTTCAAAATACCTTGAAGAAGCAGGCGTCAATGTTTATGACATTTTGCGCTACCCTGTTCTGATGATGACTCAGAAAGCGGTTTTGGCTTTGCAGGAGAGAATGCAATGA
- the rpsJ gene encoding 30S ribosomal protein S10 has translation MSANKIRIRLKAYDHKLLDQSAEEIVGTARRTGAKIVGPIPLPTKITGYTVLRSPFIDKKSREQFEVRTHKRVLEILGPTQATLDALMKLDLSAGVDVELRS, from the coding sequence ATGTCGGCCAATAAGATTCGCATTCGTTTAAAAGCGTACGATCATAAACTGTTGGATCAGTCCGCAGAAGAGATTGTAGGAACCGCTCGCCGTACCGGAGCAAAAATCGTAGGACCGATTCCGTTGCCTACAAAGATTACGGGTTATACGGTATTAAGAAGTCCGTTCATTGACAAAAAGTCTCGGGAACAGTTTGAGGTTCGTACGCATAAGCGTGTACTTGAAATTTTGGGCCCGACTCAAGCTACTTTGGATGCGCTGATGAAGTTGGATTTGTCCGCCGGCGTTGATGTTGAGCTGCGAAGCTAG
- the tuf gene encoding elongation factor Tu (EF-Tu; promotes GTP-dependent binding of aminoacyl-tRNA to the A-site of ribosomes during protein biosynthesis; when the tRNA anticodon matches the mRNA codon, GTP hydrolysis results; the inactive EF-Tu-GDP leaves the ribosome and release of GDP is promoted by elongation factor Ts; many prokaryotes have two copies of the gene encoding EF-Tu), with translation SEMVMPGDNVTITVDLITPIAMDKELRFAIREGGHTVGAGVVSEILE, from the coding sequence GCTCGGAAATGGTTATGCCGGGTGATAACGTGACCATCACGGTGGATTTGATCACACCGATTGCAATGGATAAAGAACTTCGTTTTGCGATTCGTGAAGGCGGTCATACCGTAGGCGCGGGCGTTGTCTCAGAGATTTTGGAGTAG